A stretch of Paludisphaera borealis DNA encodes these proteins:
- a CDS encoding type II secretion system F family protein: MEFQEWVISHARISKKQHRRASLEDTLMFFHQLATLVNSGTPLLQGLRIASAQCESVKLQGCLDQIVAKVSAGSTFNAAAAAFPDVFDFAWIEAIRTGEVTGKMAQVLVELNKQIRDARETRRKVKASLMYPCVLVVVAVVAVTVMLWMVVPTFAKMFDDMGAELPEITQFVVDASGWIVAYGHYAVAAIVAAVWAFRRFLKTETGRIYVGGALMVIPTVGELMVEMAMYQFASNLALLLKSGVPMLETMRTIQGIFHTSPYYRGALKQTCARVASGKPLHVALQETGLFLPMLTNMVQVGEESGQLGVVMEQIAPFYKERMEGMILKVTKMLEPLIIMGMGASIAGLMLAIYMPMFDMAGKVK, translated from the coding sequence GTGGAGTTCCAGGAATGGGTCATCTCGCACGCCAGAATCTCGAAGAAGCAGCATCGCAGGGCGAGCCTGGAGGACACGCTGATGTTCTTCCACCAGCTCGCCACGCTGGTGAACTCGGGGACGCCGCTCTTGCAGGGGCTTCGGATCGCGTCGGCCCAGTGTGAGAGCGTCAAGCTTCAGGGGTGTCTCGACCAGATCGTCGCCAAGGTGTCGGCCGGCAGCACGTTCAACGCGGCGGCGGCGGCGTTTCCGGACGTCTTCGACTTCGCGTGGATCGAGGCCATCCGCACCGGCGAAGTCACCGGCAAGATGGCCCAGGTGCTGGTCGAGCTTAACAAGCAGATTCGCGACGCCCGCGAGACCCGTCGCAAGGTGAAGGCCTCGCTGATGTACCCGTGCGTGCTGGTCGTGGTGGCCGTGGTCGCCGTCACGGTCATGCTCTGGATGGTCGTGCCGACCTTCGCCAAGATGTTCGACGACATGGGCGCCGAGCTTCCCGAGATCACGCAGTTCGTCGTCGACGCCTCGGGGTGGATCGTGGCCTACGGTCACTATGCGGTCGCGGCGATCGTGGCCGCGGTCTGGGCGTTCAGGCGGTTCCTCAAGACCGAGACGGGACGCATCTACGTGGGCGGGGCCTTGATGGTGATCCCCACGGTGGGCGAGCTGATGGTCGAGATGGCGATGTACCAGTTCGCCTCCAATTTAGCCCTGCTTTTGAAGAGCGGGGTGCCGATGCTCGAGACCATGAGAACCATCCAGGGGATCTTTCACACCAGCCCGTACTACCGAGGCGCCCTCAAACAGACGTGCGCCCGGGTGGCGTCGGGCAAGCCGCTGCACGTCGCGCTCCAGGAGACCGGGCTGTTCTTGCCGATGCTGACGAACATGGTGCAGGTCGGCGAGGAGTCGGGCCAGCTCGGCGTGGTGATGGAACAGATCGCCCCGTTCTACAAGGAGCGGATGGAGGGCATGATTCTCAAGGTCACCAAGATGCTCGAACCGCTGATCATCATGGGCATGGGCGCCTCGATCGCCGGGCTGATGCTGGCCATCTACATGCCGATGTTCGATATGGCGGGCAAGGTCAAGTAA
- a CDS encoding type IV pilin protein, producing the protein MFDEDRKERTAMTAGRRRSPTTDGRSGYTLIEAMVVLVVMAIVMSMGVPRFSRSLEQTRADVAAANLRAIWTAERLYWLENRRYADLSTLMSRNLVDASVCASTFYAYSATPSGDGFVAVAERGNSGTWGGRLEIDQGGTLNNLLTNSGGDVVPSVAP; encoded by the coding sequence ATGTTCGACGAAGATCGGAAGGAGCGCACGGCGATGACGGCGGGAAGGAGACGGAGTCCGACGACCGACGGTCGAAGCGGCTACACGCTCATCGAGGCAATGGTCGTCCTGGTGGTCATGGCGATCGTCATGTCGATGGGAGTACCGCGGTTTTCTCGGTCCCTCGAACAGACTCGGGCCGACGTCGCGGCGGCCAACCTCCGCGCCATCTGGACGGCGGAGCGGCTCTACTGGCTCGAAAATCGGCGGTACGCCGACTTGAGCACGCTCATGAGCCGAAATCTGGTCGACGCCTCGGTGTGTGCAAGTACGTTCTATGCTTATTCAGCGACGCCGAGCGGCGATGGGTTCGTCGCCGTGGCCGAACGCGGCAACAGCGGAACGTGGGGGGGCCGCCTGGAGATTGATCAGGGCGGCACGTTGAACAACCTGCTTACGAACTCCGGCGGCGACGTCGTCCCCTCCGTGGCCCCCTGA